In Streptomyces sp. NBC_00569, a single genomic region encodes these proteins:
- a CDS encoding magnesium transporter MgtE N-terminal domain-containing protein: protein MAAGAPRIFVSHLSGIAVFDPNGDMVGRVRDLVAMLRVGRRPPRLLGLVVELSTRRRIFLPMTRVTGIESGQVITTGVLNVRRFEQRPTERLVLGEMLDRRVRLVGSGEEVTVLDVSVQQLPARRDWEIDRVFVRKGKSAGAFRRAKGETLTVDWSAVDGFSLEEHGQGAENLLATFEQLRPADLANVLHHLSPKRRAEVASALTNERLADVLEELPEDDQIEILGKLKEERAADVLEEMDPDDAADLLGELPEDDKERLLALMQPSDAADVRRLMAYEDNTAGGLMTTEPIVLRPDATVADALARVRNPDLSPALAAQVYVCRPPDETPTGKYLGTVHFQRLLRDPPYTLVSSMLDEDLQTLAPSAALPVVAGFFATYDMVAAPVVDESGSLLGAVTVDDVLDHMLPEDWREQEFHLADAEVDHGAR, encoded by the coding sequence ATGGCGGCAGGCGCCCCCCGGATCTTCGTCTCGCATCTCTCCGGCATCGCCGTCTTCGACCCCAACGGCGACATGGTGGGGCGCGTCCGCGATCTCGTCGCCATGCTGCGCGTCGGCCGCCGCCCGCCCCGGCTGCTCGGGCTCGTCGTGGAGCTCTCCACCCGGCGCCGCATCTTCCTGCCGATGACCCGCGTGACCGGCATCGAGTCCGGCCAGGTCATCACCACCGGCGTACTGAACGTGCGGCGCTTCGAGCAGCGGCCCACCGAGCGGCTCGTCCTCGGCGAGATGCTCGACCGGCGGGTGCGGCTCGTCGGGTCCGGTGAGGAGGTGACGGTCCTGGACGTCTCCGTGCAGCAGCTGCCGGCCCGCAGGGACTGGGAGATCGACCGGGTCTTCGTACGCAAGGGCAAGAGCGCCGGCGCGTTCCGCCGCGCCAAGGGGGAGACGCTCACCGTCGACTGGTCGGCCGTCGACGGGTTCTCGCTGGAGGAGCACGGGCAGGGCGCCGAGAACCTCCTCGCCACGTTCGAGCAGCTGCGCCCGGCCGACCTCGCCAACGTCCTGCACCACCTCTCCCCCAAGCGCCGGGCCGAGGTCGCGTCGGCCCTCACGAACGAGCGCCTCGCGGACGTCCTCGAGGAGCTGCCCGAGGACGACCAGATCGAGATCCTCGGCAAGCTGAAGGAGGAGCGCGCCGCCGACGTCCTGGAGGAGATGGACCCGGACGACGCCGCCGACCTGCTCGGCGAGCTGCCCGAGGACGACAAGGAGCGGCTGCTCGCGCTGATGCAGCCCTCGGACGCGGCCGACGTGCGGCGGCTGATGGCGTACGAGGACAACACCGCGGGCGGTCTGATGACGACCGAACCGATCGTGCTGCGGCCCGACGCGACCGTCGCCGACGCGCTGGCCCGGGTCCGCAACCCCGACCTCTCCCCCGCGCTGGCCGCGCAGGTGTACGTGTGCCGGCCGCCCGACGAGACGCCCACCGGCAAGTACCTCGGCACGGTGCACTTCCAGCGGCTGCTGCGCGACCCCCCGTACACGCTGGTGTCCTCGATGCTCGACGAGGACCTCCAGACCCTCGCGCCGTCCGCCGCGCTCCCGGTCGTCGCCGGGTTCTTCGCGACGTACGACATGGTGGCGGCGCCCGTCGTCGACGAGAGCGGTTCGCTGCTCGGCGCGGTCACCGTGGACGACGTCCTCGACCACATGCTGCCGGAGGACTGGCGCGAGCAGGAGTTCCACCTGGCCGACGCGGAGGTGGACCATGGCGCCCGCTGA
- a CDS encoding DUF1003 domain-containing protein, producing the protein MAPAERERDGRPEGARAPRFRLDVPRPPRRKLLPDYDPEAFGRLSERIARFLGTGRFIVWMTVIIIAWVVWNVSAPSSLRFDQYPFIFLTLMLSLQASYAAPLILLAQNRQDDRDKVNLEQDRKQNERSIADTEYLSREVAALRMGLGEVATRDWIRSELQDLLKELEDQRVTFPARSASDAGHRRDVDDR; encoded by the coding sequence ATGGCGCCCGCTGAGCGCGAGCGGGACGGCCGCCCCGAGGGCGCGCGGGCGCCGCGCTTCCGGCTCGACGTGCCGCGCCCCCCGCGCCGCAAGCTGCTGCCCGACTACGACCCGGAGGCCTTCGGGCGGCTCTCGGAACGGATCGCCCGCTTCCTGGGGACGGGCCGGTTCATCGTCTGGATGACGGTGATCATCATCGCGTGGGTGGTGTGGAACGTCTCCGCGCCGAGCAGCCTGCGCTTCGACCAATACCCGTTCATCTTCCTGACCCTGATGCTCTCGCTCCAGGCCTCGTACGCCGCTCCGCTCATCCTGCTCGCGCAGAACCGGCAGGACGACCGGGACAAGGTCAACCTCGAACAGGACCGCAAGCAGAACGAGCGCTCCATCGCCGACACCGAGTACCTCAGCCGCGAGGTCGCCGCCCTGCGGATGGGCCTCGGAGAGGTCGCCACCCGCGACTGGATCCGCTCCGAGCTCCAGGACCTGCTCAAGGAGCTGGAGGACCAGCGGGTCACCTTCCCGGCCCGCTCCGCGTCCGACGCAGGTCACAGACGTGACGTAGACGACCGCTGA
- a CDS encoding Mrp/NBP35 family ATP-binding protein, giving the protein MATEDAVREALATVNDPEIQRPITELGMVKSVEIGADGTVAVTVYLTVSGCPMRETITKNVTDAVAAVEGVTRVDVTLDVMGDEQRKELAAALRGGTAEREVPFAKPGSLTRVYAVASGKGGVGKSSVTVNLAAAMAADGLKVGVVDADIYGHSVPRMLGAEGRPTQVENMIMPPSANGVKVISIGMFTPGNAPVVWRGPMLHRALQQFLADVFWGDLDVLLLDLPPGTGDIAISVAQLVPNAEILVVTTPQQAAAEVAERAGSIAVQTHQKIVGVVENMAGLPCPHCDEMVDVFGTGGGERVAEGLTRTTGANVPVLGSIPIDVRLREGGDEGKPVVLSDPDSPAGSALRAIAGKLGGRQRGLSGMSLGITPRNKF; this is encoded by the coding sequence ATGGCTACGGAAGACGCGGTGCGCGAAGCACTGGCGACGGTGAACGACCCCGAGATCCAGCGACCCATCACCGAGCTGGGGATGGTCAAATCGGTGGAGATCGGCGCGGATGGCACGGTCGCGGTCACCGTGTACCTCACCGTCTCCGGCTGCCCCATGCGCGAGACCATCACGAAGAACGTGACCGACGCGGTCGCTGCCGTCGAGGGCGTCACGCGCGTCGACGTCACGCTGGACGTGATGGGCGACGAGCAGCGCAAGGAGCTCGCCGCGGCGCTGCGCGGCGGCACGGCCGAGCGTGAGGTGCCCTTCGCCAAGCCCGGCTCACTGACCCGGGTGTACGCGGTGGCGTCCGGCAAGGGCGGCGTCGGCAAGTCCTCGGTGACGGTGAACCTCGCGGCCGCGATGGCCGCCGACGGCCTGAAGGTCGGCGTCGTGGACGCCGACATCTACGGCCACAGCGTGCCGCGCATGCTGGGCGCCGAGGGACGTCCCACCCAGGTCGAGAACATGATCATGCCGCCGTCCGCGAACGGCGTGAAGGTCATCTCGATCGGCATGTTCACCCCGGGCAACGCGCCGGTCGTGTGGCGCGGCCCGATGCTGCACCGCGCGCTCCAGCAGTTCCTCGCCGACGTCTTCTGGGGCGACCTGGACGTCCTGCTCCTCGACCTGCCGCCGGGCACGGGCGACATCGCGATCTCCGTCGCTCAGCTCGTCCCGAACGCGGAGATCCTCGTCGTCACGACGCCTCAGCAGGCGGCGGCCGAGGTCGCCGAGCGCGCCGGCTCCATCGCCGTCCAGACCCACCAGAAGATCGTCGGCGTCGTCGAGAACATGGCGGGCCTGCCCTGCCCGCACTGCGACGAGATGGTCGACGTGTTCGGCACGGGCGGCGGCGAGCGCGTCGCCGAGGGCCTCACGAGGACGACCGGGGCGAACGTGCCGGTGCTCGGCTCCATCCCGATCGACGTCCGGCTGCGCGAGGGCGGCGACGAGGGCAAGCCGGTGGTCCTCTCCGACCCCGACTCCCCCGCGGGCTCGGCCCTGCGCGCCATCGCCGGCAAGCTGGGCGGCCGCCAGCGCGGCCTGTCGGGCATGTCGCTGGGAATCACCCCGCGCAACAAGTTCTGA
- a CDS encoding sec-independent translocase, translated as MFNDIGPLELLTLVVLAVLVFGPDKLPKVIQDVTRTIRKIREFSDSAKRDIREELGPEFKDFDFEDLNPKTFIRKQLDNDELGLKEIRNGFDLKKEMAEVTEAVQSADEAPSGSGAVAASSGSAPAKIDMQKKPEKPAADDHPPYDADAT; from the coding sequence GTGTTCAACGACATAGGCCCACTCGAGCTGCTGACGCTCGTCGTCCTCGCGGTGCTCGTCTTCGGCCCGGACAAGCTGCCGAAGGTCATCCAGGACGTGACGCGCACGATCCGTAAGATCCGCGAGTTCTCGGACAGCGCCAAGCGGGACATCCGCGAGGAACTGGGCCCGGAGTTCAAGGACTTCGATTTCGAGGACCTCAACCCGAAGACGTTCATCCGCAAGCAGCTGGACAACGACGAACTCGGGCTCAAGGAGATCCGCAACGGCTTCGACCTGAAGAAGGAGATGGCCGAGGTCACGGAGGCGGTGCAGAGCGCGGACGAGGCACCGTCCGGCTCCGGGGCCGTCGCCGCGTCGTCCGGTTCGGCTCCCGCCAAGATCGACATGCAGAAGAAGCCGGAGAAGCCGGCGGCGGACGACCACCCGCCGTACGACGCCGACGCGACCTGA
- a CDS encoding S1C family serine protease has product MDEGKPTKAKWWSRPRPTGGAPRDDGDFELAEPAPAPVVPASGDVPDAAELLAGNGEGAADGASVAGTGADERSRDSSAVADVVTTEPPGGPAQAAGAVAGGAEPEQVAGAVVGGAASAQDAGALVAEGSAGAPGEVVTVDQGSVQQTRPRPLHAPDPYGTPPYGEPGPWAPAPPVQHPAAATPAQGTAMPSPAHGTAMPPEHGTPPPYAGGPMTHAAPYAPHPADQAPVPVEQQAHHAAPPLAGGSAGPGTAPGGPGFNPPPPGGPWQRYDPWNAPAPAGEQRRGTKRGRRLLVAWTAVVALVAGGIGGLVGTYLERDGSSADVELPQAGAESVKRDPGSIAGIAARALPGVVTIHVSGSDAQDTGTGFVLDSQGHILTNNHVVEPAGSSGDISVTFSGGETAKAEVIGRDSGYDLAVVKVTGVRGLKPLALGNSENVQVGDPVVAIGAPFDLANTVTSGIISAKERPITAGGEKGDGSDVSYVDALQTDAPINPGNSGGPLVDAQGRVIGINSAIRSADSGSGLEGGQAGSIGLGFAIPINQGKRVAEELINTGRATHPVIGVTLDMDYAGDGARVATKGNNGGSPVNPGGPGAKAGIEGGDVVTAVDGARVHSAEELIVKIRSHRPEDHLALTVERDGKEREVTLVLGSADGS; this is encoded by the coding sequence ATGGACGAGGGGAAGCCCACGAAGGCGAAGTGGTGGAGCCGCCCCCGGCCGACCGGGGGCGCTCCGCGCGACGACGGGGACTTCGAGCTGGCCGAGCCGGCGCCCGCGCCCGTGGTGCCGGCCTCAGGAGACGTGCCCGACGCCGCAGAGCTCCTCGCCGGGAACGGTGAGGGCGCGGCTGACGGGGCGTCGGTTGCGGGCACGGGCGCCGATGAGCGTTCCCGTGACAGCTCCGCCGTTGCCGATGTGGTGACGACTGAACCTCCCGGTGGTCCCGCGCAGGCGGCCGGTGCCGTGGCGGGCGGAGCTGAACCGGAGCAGGTGGCTGGTGCCGTGGTGGGCGGGGCCGCATCTGCGCAGGATGCCGGTGCCCTTGTCGCCGAGGGATCCGCTGGGGCACCCGGTGAAGTCGTGACGGTTGATCAGGGATCCGTGCAGCAGACGCGGCCGCGCCCTCTGCATGCGCCGGACCCCTACGGCACGCCGCCTTACGGTGAGCCCGGGCCCTGGGCGCCCGCGCCGCCGGTCCAGCATCCGGCCGCCGCCACGCCCGCGCAGGGCACGGCCATGCCGTCCCCGGCCCACGGCACGGCCATGCCGCCGGAGCACGGCACCCCGCCGCCGTACGCCGGCGGACCGATGACCCACGCCGCCCCGTACGCCCCGCACCCGGCGGATCAGGCACCGGTGCCCGTCGAACAGCAGGCCCACCACGCGGCCCCGCCGCTCGCGGGCGGCTCGGCGGGGCCCGGGACGGCACCGGGCGGACCCGGCTTCAACCCGCCCCCGCCCGGAGGGCCCTGGCAGCGGTACGACCCCTGGAACGCGCCCGCGCCCGCGGGCGAGCAGCGGCGCGGGACCAAGAGGGGGCGGCGCCTGCTCGTTGCCTGGACCGCCGTGGTCGCGCTCGTCGCGGGCGGGATCGGCGGCCTCGTCGGCACGTATCTGGAGCGCGACGGCTCGTCCGCCGACGTGGAACTGCCGCAGGCCGGCGCCGAGTCCGTGAAGCGCGACCCCGGCAGCATCGCCGGTATCGCGGCCCGGGCCCTGCCCGGCGTCGTCACGATCCACGTCAGCGGTTCCGACGCCCAGGACACCGGCACCGGCTTCGTCCTCGACTCCCAGGGCCACATCCTCACCAACAACCACGTGGTCGAACCGGCCGGCAGCAGCGGCGACATATCGGTCACCTTCAGCGGAGGTGAGACCGCCAAGGCCGAGGTGATCGGCCGCGACTCCGGCTACGACCTCGCCGTCGTCAAGGTCACCGGCGTACGCGGGCTCAAGCCCCTCGCCCTCGGCAACTCGGAGAACGTCCAAGTCGGAGACCCCGTCGTGGCCATAGGCGCGCCCTTCGACCTGGCCAACACGGTGACCTCCGGGATCATCAGCGCCAAGGAGCGGCCCATCACGGCCGGCGGCGAGAAGGGCGACGGCAGCGACGTCAGCTACGTCGACGCGCTCCAGACCGACGCGCCCATCAACCCGGGCAACTCGGGCGGCCCGCTGGTCGATGCGCAGGGCCGCGTCATCGGGATCAACAGCGCCATCCGGTCTGCCGACAGCGGCTCGGGCCTGGAGGGCGGCCAGGCAGGCTCGATCGGCCTCGGTTTCGCCATCCCCATCAACCAGGGCAAGCGCGTCGCCGAGGAGCTGATCAACACGGGCCGCGCTACCCACCCTGTGATCGGCGTCACGCTCGACATGGACTACGCGGGTGATGGAGCCCGTGTCGCGACGAAGGGCAACAACGGCGGTTCGCCGGTGAATCCGGGCGGTCCCGGTGCCAAGGCCGGGATCGAGGGCGGCGACGTCGTCACCGCGGTGGACGGGGCGCGTGTCCACTCCGCCGAGGAACTCATCGTCAAGATCCGGTCCCACCGGCCCGAGGACCACCTGGCCCTGACCGTGGAACGGGACGGCAAGGAGCGCGAGGTCACCCTCGTCCTGGGCTCGGCGGACGGCAGCTGA
- a CDS encoding zf-HC2 domain-containing protein, translating to MSGSRPDPAERLLSEHHLGDRLAALVDGELGHDARERGLAHLATCPKCKAEADAQRRLKSVFAEAAPPPPSESFLARLQGLPGGGDDSHGGGTPFGGGGLGGRGFGNGVFGVDPEPFGYAPAGRHNALLASAPAAERGFRIHEVGRGDSDRAASRGRRFAFAAAGAVSLAAIALGGVSTGVPADSGGDVRGGGSGSNATPLRTQSAGVAAAAESQRRRNLSPMLGQRAGGALNAPVAATESGAPLLSGMATQPGAQSAVYPLAAPLLSGPRTLSPLIRPVASVPAVPRSGVGTAFESPGPGPESSPGSSLAAAPAASSSGTPTASAR from the coding sequence GTGAGTGGATCACGTCCGGACCCCGCCGAGCGGCTGCTCTCCGAGCATCATCTGGGAGACCGGCTCGCCGCCCTCGTCGACGGCGAGCTGGGACATGACGCCCGCGAGCGGGGACTCGCCCATCTGGCCACCTGTCCGAAGTGCAAGGCCGAGGCCGACGCGCAGCGGCGGCTGAAGAGTGTCTTCGCCGAGGCGGCACCGCCGCCCCCCAGCGAGAGTTTCCTGGCACGCCTCCAGGGGCTCCCCGGAGGAGGTGACGACTCACACGGCGGCGGCACCCCGTTCGGCGGGGGAGGACTCGGCGGCAGAGGCTTCGGGAACGGAGTCTTCGGAGTAGACCCCGAACCCTTCGGCTACGCCCCGGCCGGCCGCCACAACGCACTGCTCGCCAGTGCCCCGGCCGCGGAGCGCGGCTTCCGCATCCATGAGGTCGGCCGCGGTGACAGCGACCGCGCGGCCTCGCGCGGGCGCCGTTTCGCGTTCGCCGCCGCCGGTGCGGTGTCGTTGGCCGCGATCGCGCTCGGCGGCGTCTCCACCGGCGTTCCCGCCGACTCGGGCGGTGACGTCCGGGGCGGCGGTTCGGGCAGCAACGCGACACCGCTGCGCACCCAGAGCGCCGGCGTGGCCGCAGCGGCCGAGTCGCAGCGCCGCCGGAACCTGTCACCGATGCTCGGACAGCGGGCGGGCGGCGCGCTGAACGCGCCGGTCGCCGCCACCGAGTCGGGCGCCCCCCTGCTGTCCGGCATGGCCACGCAGCCGGGTGCGCAGAGCGCCGTCTACCCGCTCGCGGCCCCGCTCCTCAGCGGGCCGCGGACGCTGTCTCCACTGATACGTCCCGTCGCATCCGTCCCCGCCGTGCCCCGGTCCGGCGTCGGCACCGCTTTCGAAAGCCCTGGGCCGGGCCCGGAGTCCAGCCCTGGGTCAAGTCTCGCGGCGGCCCCCGCGGCGTCGTCCTCCGGCACGCCCACGGCCTCCGCCCGCTGA
- the sigE gene encoding RNA polymerase sigma factor SigE — translation MVGAPLDTTRADRGGAAAPVDRGGVLRRFLRSAGEPKSVTNTADRSNAARSAQTATFAADAESQAWTPPTWEEIVSTHSGRVYRLAYRLTGNQHDAEDLTQEVFVRVFRSLSTYTPGTFEGWLHRITTNLFLDMVRRKQRIRFDALGDDAAERLPSREPSPQQVFHDTHFDADVQQALDTLAPEFRAAVVLCDIEGLSYEEIAATLGVKLGTVRSRIHRGRSQLRKALQHRSPEARAERRSLATTGVPALGGGGATA, via the coding sequence ATGGTAGGGGCTCCACTGGACACCACCAGAGCCGATAGGGGAGGTGCGGCTGCGCCTGTGGATCGGGGAGGAGTGCTGCGGCGCTTTCTCAGGTCGGCGGGTGAGCCGAAATCCGTGACCAACACTGCTGACCGTTCCAACGCCGCCCGCTCCGCGCAGACCGCGACCTTCGCCGCTGATGCGGAATCGCAGGCGTGGACTCCCCCGACCTGGGAGGAGATCGTCAGCACGCACAGCGGCCGGGTCTACCGCCTCGCCTACCGCCTGACGGGTAACCAGCACGACGCCGAGGACCTCACACAGGAAGTCTTCGTCCGCGTCTTCCGCTCGCTGTCGACGTACACGCCCGGCACCTTCGAGGGCTGGCTGCACCGCATCACCACGAACCTCTTCCTCGACATGGTGCGCCGCAAGCAGCGCATCCGCTTCGACGCCCTCGGCGACGACGCGGCCGAGCGCCTGCCGAGCCGCGAGCCGTCGCCGCAGCAGGTCTTCCACGACACGCATTTCGACGCGGACGTCCAGCAGGCGCTGGACACCCTCGCGCCCGAGTTCCGCGCGGCCGTCGTCCTGTGCGACATCGAGGGCCTCTCGTACGAGGAGATCGCCGCGACCCTGGGCGTCAAGCTCGGCACGGTCCGCAGCCGGATCCACCGCGGTCGCTCACAGCTGCGCAAGGCCCTGCAGCACCGGTCGCCGGAGGCCCGCGCCGAGCGTCGCTCGCTCGCGACCACGGGCGTTCCCGCGCTTGGAGGAGGGGGCGCGACCGCGTGA
- a CDS encoding O-methyltransferase — protein MCEFPPPTDTVTRRQPRGQERAITGNRQTSWAFADAFVAEDDALRWARDRAREAGTRPVSPGAGAALRMLAATVGAKAVAEIGTGTGVSGIHLLHGMRPDGVLTTVDPEPERQQFARQAFRAAGFASNRARFIPGRALDVLPRLADSGYDLVFCDGDRTECLDYLAESLRLLRPGGLVCFEGVFADGRTVDSGPQPVEVLRMRELLRAVREAQDLVPSLLPVGDGLLCAVKR, from the coding sequence ATCTGCGAGTTCCCGCCACCAACGGATACAGTCACGCGCAGGCAACCACGGGGACAGGAGAGGGCCATTACCGGCAACCGGCAGACGAGCTGGGCGTTCGCCGACGCCTTTGTCGCCGAGGACGACGCGCTGCGCTGGGCCCGGGACCGGGCCCGTGAGGCCGGCACCCGCCCGGTGTCACCCGGCGCGGGCGCCGCGCTGCGGATGCTCGCTGCCACCGTGGGCGCCAAGGCGGTGGCCGAGATCGGCACGGGAACCGGGGTGTCCGGAATCCACCTGCTGCACGGCATGCGGCCCGACGGCGTCCTGACCACGGTGGATCCGGAGCCGGAGCGGCAGCAGTTCGCCCGGCAGGCGTTCCGCGCCGCAGGATTCGCGAGCAATCGGGCGCGTTTCATCCCCGGACGTGCCCTCGACGTGCTGCCCCGGCTCGCTGACAGCGGGTACGACCTCGTCTTCTGCGACGGCGACCGCACCGAGTGCCTCGACTACCTCGCTGAATCGTTGCGCCTGTTGCGACCTGGCGGGCTCGTCTGTTTCGAGGGCGTCTTCGCCGACGGCCGGACGGTCGATTCGGGCCCCCAGCCGGTAGAGGTCCTGCGGATGCGGGAGCTGCTGCGGGCGGTGCGCGAGGCGCAGGATCTGGTGCCCTCGCTGCTCCCGGTCGGCGACGGGCTGCTCTGCGCCGTCAAGCGCTGA
- a CDS encoding DUF3117 domain-containing protein: MAAMKPRTGDGPLEVTKEGRGIVMRVPLEGGGRLVVELTPDEADALGDALKKVVG, encoded by the coding sequence ATGGCGGCCATGAAGCCGCGGACGGGCGACGGCCCGCTCGAGGTGACCAAGGAGGGGCGGGGCATCGTCATGCGCGTTCCGCTCGAAGGCGGCGGTCGGCTTGTCGTCGAGCTGACTCCGGACGAGGCCGATGCACTCGGCGATGCCCTCAAGAAGGTCGTCGGCTGA
- a CDS encoding enoyl-CoA hydratase/isomerase family protein has translation MADSVLYEVSDGLATITLNRPEAMNAMNTESKVAFRDAAQAAAADGAVRAVLLTAAGDRAFCVGQDLKEHVGSLMADREAGTGSTMNTVREHYNPILRALTQMPKPVVAAVNGVAAGAGFGFALAADYRIVSDTAAFNTSFAGVALTADSGVSWTLPRVVGPGRAADLLLFPRTVKAQEAYELGIANRVVPAAELAEEARKLALSLAEGPTLAYAALKESLAFAAGHTLDESLDKEDELQSRAGASEDHAIAVQAFIAKEKPKYLGR, from the coding sequence ATGGCCGACAGCGTTCTCTACGAGGTGAGCGACGGGCTCGCGACCATCACGCTCAATCGCCCCGAGGCGATGAACGCGATGAACACCGAGTCCAAGGTCGCCTTCCGGGACGCGGCGCAGGCGGCCGCGGCGGACGGTGCGGTACGGGCCGTGCTGCTCACCGCCGCCGGTGACCGGGCGTTCTGTGTGGGCCAGGACCTGAAGGAGCACGTGGGCTCCCTGATGGCCGACCGCGAGGCGGGCACGGGCAGCACCATGAACACCGTGCGCGAGCACTACAACCCGATCCTGCGGGCCCTGACGCAGATGCCCAAGCCCGTCGTGGCCGCGGTCAACGGTGTGGCCGCCGGGGCCGGTTTCGGCTTCGCGCTCGCCGCCGACTACCGGATCGTCTCGGACACGGCGGCCTTCAACACGTCCTTCGCGGGCGTCGCCCTGACCGCGGACTCGGGTGTCTCCTGGACACTGCCGCGCGTCGTGGGCCCCGGGCGCGCCGCCGACCTGCTGCTGTTCCCGCGCACGGTGAAGGCGCAGGAGGCGTACGAACTCGGGATCGCGAACCGGGTCGTGCCCGCCGCCGAACTGGCCGAGGAGGCACGGAAGCTGGCGCTTTCGCTGGCCGAGGGTCCGACGCTGGCGTACGCGGCGCTGAAGGAGTCCCTCGCCTTCGCGGCGGGTCACACCCTGGACGAGTCCCTCGACAAGGAGGACGAACTCCAGTCGAGGGCGGGCGCGTCGGAGGACCACGCCATCGCGGTCCAGGCGTTCATCGCCAAGGAGAAGCCCAAGTACCTGGGCCGGTAG